The genomic segment GCCTGGACTCGGGAATGGACCCCGAGTTTGCTGAATACGCGAATCGCGTGGGTATGGACCGTGGCCTTGGACACAAAGAGCCGGCGGGCGATCGCGTCCTCGGACAGTCCCAGGGAGATGAGATGAAGAACCTCGGTCTCGGCGGCGGTAAGATGGAAATTAGCCGCCCTTTCCGCGAGGATCGGCGGAATTTCATCGCTTTCGAGCTCGACCATGACGAAGGGTGCGCCCTCTTTGGTGCGGGCCAGGTGCAATTCGGCGCGGGCCGGCGGTTTAGCGCCGCGGGTCAAGACCACCCTTGAAGGCGGGACCTCTCGAAGCGGTCGTTTGAGGGCCAGGGCCCCCAGCCGCCGGACTCCTTGGACCAGAATTTCGGGCAGAGCTTGGGAAAATCCGGGAAGCTTCGGCAACAGGGCTCGAGCGGAGTCGGACGCCCATAAGACCTTTCCTTGCAAGTCTAGGGCAAGGGTCGCGGAGCGACTTTTCTCCAGCATCGCTTCCAAGACCAGCTGGGCTGTCAATCGATCTTCGACCCGCAAGCTGCGACGCACCGCCGTTTGCAAGGCCGGGAGGACTCGCTGCAACAAT from the bacterium genome contains:
- a CDS encoding LuxR C-terminal-related transcriptional regulator produces the protein MLSQSAKEGLVGEVLRTSFEVLSLDEIAHRVLPPLESVFKTNSSLLFRNDETGKIVPLGGKMFPLVGPYQAEGYYRQDLLDQCMQRENPVVFYSSRAPLWKDYLKGPVFHEFTHPNGVDNYIQLRLTDTGHNEPGNVSLMLVRLQKQPDFTKQDDQLLQRVLPALQTAVRRSLRVEDRLTAQLVLEAMLEKSRSATLALDLQGKVLWASDSARALLPKLPGFSQALPEILVQGVRRLGALALKRPLREVPPSRVVLTRGAKPPARAELHLARTKEGAPFVMVELESDEIPPILAERAANFHLTAAETEVLHLISLGLSEDAIARRLFVSKATVHTHAIRVFSKLGVHSRVQA